Proteins from a genomic interval of Rosa chinensis cultivar Old Blush chromosome 2, RchiOBHm-V2, whole genome shotgun sequence:
- the LOC112183381 gene encoding bark storage protein A yields MESHLKMVLVVFFVLVLGISTRTVDGAVSQITMKKIDRMNRKGPYLGIIVPNSFELTPLLQSASFVTDQKLPSLDFSGRRFRFGRLDNQSVVIAMTGLSMLNAGVTTQLLLTLFKVKGVVHYGIAGNADPQLQIGDVTIAQYWAHTGLWNWQRFGDGPDNLLSLESFGDYTRDVGYIKFSEFNNKTETEKSVDNFLNNAWYQPEEIFPVYGTPEVRQHAFWVPVNKKYFALAQQLLDLKLESCVNTTCLPRAPIVVRVQRGISANVFVDNSAYRQFLNSKFNATAIDMESAAVALVCKQQKTPFIVIRALSDLAGGGSSVSNEASIFASLAAQNAVTVVLKFISLLSS; encoded by the exons atggagagccATTTGAAGATGGTGTTAGTGGTTTTCTTTGTATTGGTTTTAGGGATTAGCACTAGAACAGTTGATGGTGCAGTTTCTCAAATTACCATGAAAAAGATTGATAGGATGAATAGGAAAGGCCCATACTTGGGTATTATAGTACCAAATTCCTTTGAGCTCACCCCTCTTCTTCAATCGGCAAGCTTTGTGACTGATCAGAAGCTTCCCAGTTTGGATTTTTCAG GAAGAAGGTTTCGATTTGGTAGATTGGATAATCAAAGTGTTGTAATTGCTATGACAGGGTTGAGCATG CTTAATGCAGGTGTAACAACTCAATTATTGCTAACCCTATTCAAGGTGAAAGGGGTTGTGCACTATGGAATTGCAGGAAATGCAGATCCTCAACTCCAAATTGGAGATGTCACTATCGCTCAGTACTGGGCTCATACAGGCCTTTGGAATTGGCAG AGGTTTGGGGATGGTCCTGATAATTTGTTATCCTTGGAGTCATTCGGAGACTACACCAGGGATGTTGGTTACATAAAATTTTCCGAATTCaacaacaaaacagaaactgagAAGTCTGTTGACAATTTTCTGAACAATGCATGGTACCAACCGGAAGAGATCTTCCCAGTTTATGGCACTCCTGAAGTTCGGCAGCATGCCTTTTGGGTCCCCgtaaacaaaaaatattttgCACTTGCTCAACAACTACTG GATTTGAAGTTAGAGAGTTGCGTGAATACAACTTGTTTACCAAGAGCACCAATAGTGGTGAGAGTGCAAAGAGGGATCAGTGCCAATGTGTTTGTGGACAATAGTGCATATAGACAATTCTTGAACTCCAAGTTTAATGCCACTGCAATTGACATGGAAAGTGCTGCAGTAGCTCTGGTCTGTAAACAGCAAAAGACACCTTTCATTGTGATTAGGGCGCTATCAGATTTGGCTGGGGGAGGCTCCTCTGTGTCGAATGAAGCCTCTATTTTCGCATCATTGGCAGCTCAAAATGCAGTCACCGTAGTGCTCAAATTCATCTCCTTGTTGTCTTCCTAG
- the LOC112187877 gene encoding transcription factor bHLH68 isoform X2, giving the protein MNRGHVLQSSPVQQMMAAGNPNWWNINSMRAPTTNQPSSSPFLPAPHHPSFFIPQFQPTSSSSSSLPFIPSWHDNNNQNQNQELPESWSQLLLGGLVGEDDKANGLRQLFHQGKKLEDWEEQILSSQAHLNAPVNVDVKQENSPPGSFLYGHHGNGNNNEDFQSQALCSLSQIMPTTTAASASSPKSSCVTSFGSNMLDFSNKSEGRHPPPSRSSSECNSSATGGAVKKARVQPSSSAQPTFKVRKEKLGDRITALHQLVSPFGKTDTASVLLEAIGYIRFLQNQIEALSLPYLGSGSPNMRQQQQQSAVHGERNCMFPEDPGQLLNDNCMKRKGVNSEQDAYEEPKKDLRSRGLCLVPVSCTLQVGSDNGADYWAPAALGGGFQ; this is encoded by the exons ATGAATAGAGGTCATGTTTTGCAGAGCTCACCGGTGCAACAAATGATGGCGGCTGGAAACCCTAACTGGTGGAACATCAATAGCATGAGGGCGCCAACAACGAACCAACCTTCATCTTCTCCTTTCCTGCCTGCTCCTCATCACCCTAGTTTTTTCATTCCACAGTTTCAACCTACTagttcctcctcttcttcactTCCCTTTATTCCTTCTTGGCATGACAACAATAACCAGAACCAGAACCAGGAGCTTCCAGAGTCTTGGAGCCAACTCCTCCT GGGGGGATTGGTTGGTGAAGATGATAAGGCAAATGGTCTGAGACAATTATTCCATCAAGGTAAGAAATTGGAGGACTGGGAGGAGCAAATATTGAGTAGTCAAGCTCATCTGAATGCTCCTGTTAATGTTGATGTGAAGCAAGAAAACTCGCCACCAGGGAGCTTTCTGTACGGACATCATGGGAATGGGAATAATAATGAAGATTTTCAGTCTCAAGCTTTGTGCTCTTTGTCTCAAATTATGCCAACCACTACTGCTGCCTCAGCCTCATCTCCCAAGTCGTCGTGTGTGACGAGTTTCGGTAGCAACATGTTGGATTTCTCTAACAAGTCGGAGGGGAGGCATCCACCACCGAGCCGATCCAGCTCCGAG TGTAATAGCAGTGCAACTGGTGGGGCAGTTAAGAAAGCTAGGGTTCAACCTTCTTCTTCAGCCCAACCTACCTTCAAG GTGAGGAAGGAGAAATTAGGTGACAGAATTACAGCTCTTCATCAGCTTGTTTCCCCATTTGGAAAG ACTGACACAGCCTCTGTCTTGTTAGAGGCTATTGGGTATATCAGATTCCTTCAGAATCAAATTGAG GCCCTAAGCTTACCTTACTTGGGCAGTGGATCACCAAACATGCGCCAGCAGCAGCAACAGTCTGCA GTTCATGGGGAGAGGAACTGTATGTTTCCTGAAGATCCTGGGCAG CTGCTGAATGACAACTGCATGAAGAGGAAAGGAGTTAATTCCGAGCAG GATGCTTATGAAGAGCCAAAGAAGGACCTCAGGAGTAGGGGCTTGTGTTTGGTTCCGGTTTCTTGTACCCTGCAAGTTGGGAGCGACAACGGAGCAGATTATTGGGCTCCGGCAGCTCTCGGCGGAGGTTTCCAGTAA
- the LOC112187877 gene encoding transcription factor bHLH68 isoform X3: MNRGHVLQSSPVQQMMAAGNPNWWNINSMRAPTTNQPSSSPFLPAPHHPSFFIPQFQPTSSSSSSLPFIPSWHDNNNQNQNQELPESWSQLLLRGGLVGEDDKANGLRQLFHQGKKLEDWEEQILSSQAHLNAPVNVDVKQENSPPGSFLYGHHGNGNNNEDFQSQALCSLSQIMPTTTAASASSPKSSCVTSFGSNMLDFSNKSEGRHPPPSRSSSECNSSATGGAVKKARVQPSSSAQPTFKVRKEKLGDRITALHQLVSPFGKTDTASVLLEAIGYIRFLQNQIEALSLPYLGSGSPNMRQQQQQSALLNDNCMKRKGVNSEQDAYEEPKKDLRSRGLCLVPVSCTLQVGSDNGADYWAPAALGGGFQ, translated from the exons ATGAATAGAGGTCATGTTTTGCAGAGCTCACCGGTGCAACAAATGATGGCGGCTGGAAACCCTAACTGGTGGAACATCAATAGCATGAGGGCGCCAACAACGAACCAACCTTCATCTTCTCCTTTCCTGCCTGCTCCTCATCACCCTAGTTTTTTCATTCCACAGTTTCAACCTACTagttcctcctcttcttcactTCCCTTTATTCCTTCTTGGCATGACAACAATAACCAGAACCAGAACCAGGAGCTTCCAGAGTCTTGGAGCCAACTCCTCCT CAGGGGGGGATTGGTTGGTGAAGATGATAAGGCAAATGGTCTGAGACAATTATTCCATCAAGGTAAGAAATTGGAGGACTGGGAGGAGCAAATATTGAGTAGTCAAGCTCATCTGAATGCTCCTGTTAATGTTGATGTGAAGCAAGAAAACTCGCCACCAGGGAGCTTTCTGTACGGACATCATGGGAATGGGAATAATAATGAAGATTTTCAGTCTCAAGCTTTGTGCTCTTTGTCTCAAATTATGCCAACCACTACTGCTGCCTCAGCCTCATCTCCCAAGTCGTCGTGTGTGACGAGTTTCGGTAGCAACATGTTGGATTTCTCTAACAAGTCGGAGGGGAGGCATCCACCACCGAGCCGATCCAGCTCCGAG TGTAATAGCAGTGCAACTGGTGGGGCAGTTAAGAAAGCTAGGGTTCAACCTTCTTCTTCAGCCCAACCTACCTTCAAG GTGAGGAAGGAGAAATTAGGTGACAGAATTACAGCTCTTCATCAGCTTGTTTCCCCATTTGGAAAG ACTGACACAGCCTCTGTCTTGTTAGAGGCTATTGGGTATATCAGATTCCTTCAGAATCAAATTGAG GCCCTAAGCTTACCTTACTTGGGCAGTGGATCACCAAACATGCGCCAGCAGCAGCAACAGTCTGCA CTGCTGAATGACAACTGCATGAAGAGGAAAGGAGTTAATTCCGAGCAG GATGCTTATGAAGAGCCAAAGAAGGACCTCAGGAGTAGGGGCTTGTGTTTGGTTCCGGTTTCTTGTACCCTGCAAGTTGGGAGCGACAACGGAGCAGATTATTGGGCTCCGGCAGCTCTCGGCGGAGGTTTCCAGTAA
- the LOC112187877 gene encoding transcription factor bHLH68 isoform X1 — MNRGHVLQSSPVQQMMAAGNPNWWNINSMRAPTTNQPSSSPFLPAPHHPSFFIPQFQPTSSSSSSLPFIPSWHDNNNQNQNQELPESWSQLLLRGGLVGEDDKANGLRQLFHQGKKLEDWEEQILSSQAHLNAPVNVDVKQENSPPGSFLYGHHGNGNNNEDFQSQALCSLSQIMPTTTAASASSPKSSCVTSFGSNMLDFSNKSEGRHPPPSRSSSECNSSATGGAVKKARVQPSSSAQPTFKVRKEKLGDRITALHQLVSPFGKTDTASVLLEAIGYIRFLQNQIEALSLPYLGSGSPNMRQQQQQSAVHGERNCMFPEDPGQLLNDNCMKRKGVNSEQDAYEEPKKDLRSRGLCLVPVSCTLQVGSDNGADYWAPAALGGGFQ; from the exons ATGAATAGAGGTCATGTTTTGCAGAGCTCACCGGTGCAACAAATGATGGCGGCTGGAAACCCTAACTGGTGGAACATCAATAGCATGAGGGCGCCAACAACGAACCAACCTTCATCTTCTCCTTTCCTGCCTGCTCCTCATCACCCTAGTTTTTTCATTCCACAGTTTCAACCTACTagttcctcctcttcttcactTCCCTTTATTCCTTCTTGGCATGACAACAATAACCAGAACCAGAACCAGGAGCTTCCAGAGTCTTGGAGCCAACTCCTCCT CAGGGGGGGATTGGTTGGTGAAGATGATAAGGCAAATGGTCTGAGACAATTATTCCATCAAGGTAAGAAATTGGAGGACTGGGAGGAGCAAATATTGAGTAGTCAAGCTCATCTGAATGCTCCTGTTAATGTTGATGTGAAGCAAGAAAACTCGCCACCAGGGAGCTTTCTGTACGGACATCATGGGAATGGGAATAATAATGAAGATTTTCAGTCTCAAGCTTTGTGCTCTTTGTCTCAAATTATGCCAACCACTACTGCTGCCTCAGCCTCATCTCCCAAGTCGTCGTGTGTGACGAGTTTCGGTAGCAACATGTTGGATTTCTCTAACAAGTCGGAGGGGAGGCATCCACCACCGAGCCGATCCAGCTCCGAG TGTAATAGCAGTGCAACTGGTGGGGCAGTTAAGAAAGCTAGGGTTCAACCTTCTTCTTCAGCCCAACCTACCTTCAAG GTGAGGAAGGAGAAATTAGGTGACAGAATTACAGCTCTTCATCAGCTTGTTTCCCCATTTGGAAAG ACTGACACAGCCTCTGTCTTGTTAGAGGCTATTGGGTATATCAGATTCCTTCAGAATCAAATTGAG GCCCTAAGCTTACCTTACTTGGGCAGTGGATCACCAAACATGCGCCAGCAGCAGCAACAGTCTGCA GTTCATGGGGAGAGGAACTGTATGTTTCCTGAAGATCCTGGGCAG CTGCTGAATGACAACTGCATGAAGAGGAAAGGAGTTAATTCCGAGCAG GATGCTTATGAAGAGCCAAAGAAGGACCTCAGGAGTAGGGGCTTGTGTTTGGTTCCGGTTTCTTGTACCCTGCAAGTTGGGAGCGACAACGGAGCAGATTATTGGGCTCCGGCAGCTCTCGGCGGAGGTTTCCAGTAA
- the LOC112187877 gene encoding transcription factor bHLH68 isoform X5 has product MNRGHVLQSSPVQQMMAAGNPNWWNINSMRAPTTNQPSSSPFLPAPHHPSFFIPQFQPTSSSSSSLPFIPSWHDNNNQNQNQELPESWSQLLLRGGLVGEDDKANGLRQLFHQGKKLEDWEEQILSSQAHLNAPVNVDVKQENSPPGSFLYGHHGNGNNNEDFQSQALCSLSQIMPTTTAASASSPKSSCVTSFGSNMLDFSNKSEGRHPPPSRSSSECNSSATGGAVKKARVQPSSSAQPTFKVRKEKLGDRITALHQLVSPFGKALSLPYLGSGSPNMRQQQQQSALLNDNCMKRKGVNSEQDAYEEPKKDLRSRGLCLVPVSCTLQVGSDNGADYWAPAALGGGFQ; this is encoded by the exons ATGAATAGAGGTCATGTTTTGCAGAGCTCACCGGTGCAACAAATGATGGCGGCTGGAAACCCTAACTGGTGGAACATCAATAGCATGAGGGCGCCAACAACGAACCAACCTTCATCTTCTCCTTTCCTGCCTGCTCCTCATCACCCTAGTTTTTTCATTCCACAGTTTCAACCTACTagttcctcctcttcttcactTCCCTTTATTCCTTCTTGGCATGACAACAATAACCAGAACCAGAACCAGGAGCTTCCAGAGTCTTGGAGCCAACTCCTCCT CAGGGGGGGATTGGTTGGTGAAGATGATAAGGCAAATGGTCTGAGACAATTATTCCATCAAGGTAAGAAATTGGAGGACTGGGAGGAGCAAATATTGAGTAGTCAAGCTCATCTGAATGCTCCTGTTAATGTTGATGTGAAGCAAGAAAACTCGCCACCAGGGAGCTTTCTGTACGGACATCATGGGAATGGGAATAATAATGAAGATTTTCAGTCTCAAGCTTTGTGCTCTTTGTCTCAAATTATGCCAACCACTACTGCTGCCTCAGCCTCATCTCCCAAGTCGTCGTGTGTGACGAGTTTCGGTAGCAACATGTTGGATTTCTCTAACAAGTCGGAGGGGAGGCATCCACCACCGAGCCGATCCAGCTCCGAG TGTAATAGCAGTGCAACTGGTGGGGCAGTTAAGAAAGCTAGGGTTCAACCTTCTTCTTCAGCCCAACCTACCTTCAAG GTGAGGAAGGAGAAATTAGGTGACAGAATTACAGCTCTTCATCAGCTTGTTTCCCCATTTGGAAAG GCCCTAAGCTTACCTTACTTGGGCAGTGGATCACCAAACATGCGCCAGCAGCAGCAACAGTCTGCA CTGCTGAATGACAACTGCATGAAGAGGAAAGGAGTTAATTCCGAGCAG GATGCTTATGAAGAGCCAAAGAAGGACCTCAGGAGTAGGGGCTTGTGTTTGGTTCCGGTTTCTTGTACCCTGCAAGTTGGGAGCGACAACGGAGCAGATTATTGGGCTCCGGCAGCTCTCGGCGGAGGTTTCCAGTAA
- the LOC112187877 gene encoding transcription factor bHLH68 isoform X4, with the protein MNRGHVLQSSPVQQMMAAGNPNWWNINSMRAPTTNQPSSSPFLPAPHHPSFFIPQFQPTSSSSSSLPFIPSWHDNNNQNQNQELPESWSQLLLRGGLVGEDDKANGLRQLFHQGKKLEDWEEQILSSQAHLNAPVNVDVKQENSPPGSFLYGHHGNGNNNEDFQSQALCSLSQIMPTTTAASASSPKSSCVTSFGSNMLDFSNKSEGRHPPPSRSSSECNSSATGGAVKKARVQPSSSAQPTFKVRKEKLGDRITALHQLVSPFGKALSLPYLGSGSPNMRQQQQQSAVHGERNCMFPEDPGQLLNDNCMKRKGVNSEQDAYEEPKKDLRSRGLCLVPVSCTLQVGSDNGADYWAPAALGGGFQ; encoded by the exons ATGAATAGAGGTCATGTTTTGCAGAGCTCACCGGTGCAACAAATGATGGCGGCTGGAAACCCTAACTGGTGGAACATCAATAGCATGAGGGCGCCAACAACGAACCAACCTTCATCTTCTCCTTTCCTGCCTGCTCCTCATCACCCTAGTTTTTTCATTCCACAGTTTCAACCTACTagttcctcctcttcttcactTCCCTTTATTCCTTCTTGGCATGACAACAATAACCAGAACCAGAACCAGGAGCTTCCAGAGTCTTGGAGCCAACTCCTCCT CAGGGGGGGATTGGTTGGTGAAGATGATAAGGCAAATGGTCTGAGACAATTATTCCATCAAGGTAAGAAATTGGAGGACTGGGAGGAGCAAATATTGAGTAGTCAAGCTCATCTGAATGCTCCTGTTAATGTTGATGTGAAGCAAGAAAACTCGCCACCAGGGAGCTTTCTGTACGGACATCATGGGAATGGGAATAATAATGAAGATTTTCAGTCTCAAGCTTTGTGCTCTTTGTCTCAAATTATGCCAACCACTACTGCTGCCTCAGCCTCATCTCCCAAGTCGTCGTGTGTGACGAGTTTCGGTAGCAACATGTTGGATTTCTCTAACAAGTCGGAGGGGAGGCATCCACCACCGAGCCGATCCAGCTCCGAG TGTAATAGCAGTGCAACTGGTGGGGCAGTTAAGAAAGCTAGGGTTCAACCTTCTTCTTCAGCCCAACCTACCTTCAAG GTGAGGAAGGAGAAATTAGGTGACAGAATTACAGCTCTTCATCAGCTTGTTTCCCCATTTGGAAAG GCCCTAAGCTTACCTTACTTGGGCAGTGGATCACCAAACATGCGCCAGCAGCAGCAACAGTCTGCA GTTCATGGGGAGAGGAACTGTATGTTTCCTGAAGATCCTGGGCAG CTGCTGAATGACAACTGCATGAAGAGGAAAGGAGTTAATTCCGAGCAG GATGCTTATGAAGAGCCAAAGAAGGACCTCAGGAGTAGGGGCTTGTGTTTGGTTCCGGTTTCTTGTACCCTGCAAGTTGGGAGCGACAACGGAGCAGATTATTGGGCTCCGGCAGCTCTCGGCGGAGGTTTCCAGTAA